A DNA window from Novosphingobium sp. RL4 contains the following coding sequences:
- a CDS encoding sulfatase-like hydrolase/transferase, protein MLAVGLLASAFIGRHSVRIALAALFAAASHFQLSFEWTTAGPMTYQSFVNLYNAAGQIDHAVAQHSATMARAMGAALLLFLGVALPPRRWRVPLRWGVPVPLLALCVLATLLFVRGGEGSRALPPAYPSIAFAGLMAGEAIASVPKPRAAPALPRPDAPLAQDIVLIVDESIAGNYLDIDNPSGVRSGLAEERAGLRITNFGYAAAIHKCSANSNAVLRFGGTPDTYREALASWPSIWSYAKAAGLRTVYIDGQSNGGHLQNMMTAKERREIAEFVQFDGVPAADRDMRIAQVLAAHVNNGLREFIYVNKVGAHFPIADKFPAGKARYRPILPQGGGTLLSWTSDRAGFGGTPGEWVRYRNSYRNTVDWNVGTFFDRLLAAPGVGNAAIVYTSDHGQDLHERGNPGNNTHCGAENAAQEEGLVPLVIIGKSGPSRLDWSRHLAANRNRSSAFRIFPTLLVLMGYDRDALRPRYGLPLDEAGHDRFAYNVDFAPLLGKPPGFRDMDVASVIAPPQSDYTAAK, encoded by the coding sequence ATGCTTGCGGTGGGCCTGCTGGCTTCGGCTTTCATCGGACGGCACTCGGTGCGGATAGCGCTGGCGGCGCTGTTTGCAGCGGCATCGCACTTCCAGCTTTCGTTCGAATGGACGACGGCGGGGCCGATGACCTACCAGTCCTTCGTCAACCTCTACAACGCCGCCGGACAGATCGACCACGCCGTTGCCCAGCACAGTGCGACGATGGCGCGGGCGATGGGGGCGGCCTTGCTGCTGTTCCTGGGCGTGGCCCTGCCGCCCAGGCGGTGGCGGGTGCCGCTGCGCTGGGGCGTTCCGGTTCCGCTGCTGGCGCTCTGCGTGCTGGCGACCTTGCTGTTCGTTCGCGGCGGCGAGGGTTCCAGGGCCTTGCCGCCTGCCTATCCCTCGATCGCGTTCGCGGGGCTGATGGCCGGGGAAGCGATCGCTTCCGTGCCCAAGCCCCGCGCGGCGCCGGCCTTGCCGCGTCCCGATGCGCCGCTTGCGCAGGACATCGTGCTGATCGTGGACGAGAGCATCGCGGGCAATTACCTCGATATCGACAACCCGTCAGGCGTGCGCAGCGGCCTTGCCGAGGAGCGGGCGGGCCTGCGCATCACCAATTTCGGCTATGCCGCCGCGATCCACAAGTGCAGCGCCAATTCCAATGCCGTGCTGCGCTTCGGGGGAACGCCCGACACCTACCGGGAAGCGCTGGCCAGCTGGCCCTCGATCTGGAGCTATGCGAAAGCGGCCGGTCTTCGCACCGTCTACATCGACGGCCAGTCGAACGGCGGCCACCTCCAGAACATGATGACGGCGAAGGAGCGGCGGGAAATTGCCGAATTCGTGCAGTTCGACGGGGTGCCGGCGGCGGACCGGGACATGCGGATAGCCCAGGTTCTGGCCGCTCACGTCAATAACGGGCTCCGGGAATTCATCTATGTGAACAAGGTCGGCGCGCATTTCCCGATTGCCGACAAGTTTCCGGCGGGGAAAGCCCGATACCGTCCGATCCTGCCGCAAGGAGGCGGGACGCTGCTGTCCTGGACCAGCGACCGTGCAGGGTTCGGCGGCACGCCCGGCGAATGGGTCCGCTACCGCAATTCCTATCGCAACACCGTGGACTGGAACGTGGGCACATTCTTCGACCGGCTGCTGGCGGCGCCGGGGGTGGGGAATGCCGCGATCGTCTATACGTCCGACCATGGGCAGGACCTGCACGAACGGGGCAACCCCGGAAACAACACCCATTGCGGCGCCGAAAATGCAGCGCAGGAAGAGGGGCTGGTGCCGCTCGTGATTATCGGAAAGTCCGGGCCTTCCCGGCTGGACTGGTCACGCCATCTGGCCGCCAACCGCAACCGGTCGAGCGCGTTCCGCATCTTTCCCACGCTGCTCGTGCTGATGGGCTACGATCGCGATGCGCTTCGCCCCCGCTATGGCCTGCCGCTGGACGAGGCCGGGCACGACCGCTTCGCCTACAATGTCGACTTCGCCCCGCTGCTGGGAAAGCCGCCCGGCTTTCGCGACATGGACGTGGCCAGCGTGATTGCGCCGCCGCAGTCCGACTACACGGCGGCGAAGTGA
- the ahpC gene encoding alkyl hydroperoxide reductase subunit C has product MGIVGSQIKPFKNTAFQAGKDFFDVTEADIAGKWAVFFFYPADFTFVCPTELEDLGEQYETLQGLGVEVYGVSTDTHFSHKAWHDTSDKIGKIKYAFLGDQNHALTNNFGVLREGVGLADRATFVVDPDGVIQLVEITPEGVGRNAVELVRKIKAAKYWREHPGQVCPAKWEEGAETLAPSLDLVGKL; this is encoded by the coding sequence ATGGGTATCGTCGGCAGCCAGATCAAGCCGTTCAAGAACACCGCTTTCCAGGCAGGCAAGGACTTCTTCGACGTCACCGAAGCAGACATCGCCGGCAAGTGGGCTGTGTTCTTCTTCTACCCCGCTGACTTCACCTTCGTCTGCCCCACCGAACTGGAAGACCTCGGCGAGCAGTACGAAACCCTCCAGGGCCTCGGCGTCGAAGTCTACGGCGTTTCGACCGACACGCACTTCAGCCACAAGGCCTGGCACGACACCTCGGACAAGATCGGCAAGATCAAGTACGCGTTCCTCGGTGACCAGAACCACGCGCTGACCAACAACTTCGGCGTTCTGCGCGAAGGCGTTGGCCTGGCCGACCGCGCCACCTTCGTCGTCGATCCGGACGGCGTGATCCAGCTGGTCGAAATCACCCCCGAGGGCGTGGGCCGCAACGCGGTCGAACTCGTCCGCAAGATCAAGGCTGCCAAGTACTGGCGCGAGCACCCCGGCCAGGTCTGCCCGGCCAAGTGGGAAGAAGGCGCTGAAACGCTTGCTCCCTCGCTCGACCTCGTCGGCAAGCTCTAA
- a CDS encoding ArsC family reductase: MSLEFYGIPNCDTVKKARKWLEARGADYTFHDYKKEGADAALLQKWVAQVGWEKLLNRAGTTFRKLPDADKADIDAARAVAIMAANPSCIKRPVVELSGGLLVGFKESEWEAALG; the protein is encoded by the coding sequence GTGAGCCTCGAATTCTACGGCATCCCCAACTGCGACACCGTCAAGAAAGCGCGGAAGTGGCTTGAGGCACGAGGCGCAGACTACACCTTCCATGACTACAAGAAGGAAGGCGCGGATGCGGCCCTGCTTCAGAAGTGGGTGGCTCAGGTCGGTTGGGAAAAGCTGCTGAATCGGGCCGGGACTACTTTCCGGAAGCTGCCTGATGCCGACAAGGCCGATATCGATGCGGCCAGGGCGGTTGCGATCATGGCCGCCAATCCCAGCTGCATCAAGCGGCCGGTGGTCGAGCTTTCCGGCGGGTTGCTGGTCGGCTTCAAGGAATCCGAATGGGAAGCGGCGCTCGGCTGA
- a CDS encoding antibiotic biosynthesis monooxygenase family protein, which yields MFLVVFRNRKRTDIDAEAYVADADHMEVLARQQPGFISFKSYVSDDGEVIAMSEWDDEPSARGWARHAEHIVVQKRGREGYYESYTLFTCDSPRVSHFRRT from the coding sequence ATGTTTCTTGTCGTTTTCCGTAACCGCAAACGCACCGACATCGACGCGGAGGCCTATGTGGCCGACGCCGACCATATGGAAGTGCTTGCACGGCAGCAGCCGGGCTTCATCTCCTTCAAGAGCTACGTGAGCGACGACGGCGAAGTGATCGCGATGTCCGAATGGGATGACGAACCTTCCGCGCGCGGCTGGGCCCGCCATGCCGAACATATCGTCGTGCAAAAGCGCGGGCGGGAAGGCTACTACGAGAGCTACACCCTGTTCACCTGCGATTCGCCGCGGGTATCCCACTTCCGAAGGACGTGA
- the pnuC gene encoding nicotinamide riboside transporter PnuC has product MNPIEWAAAALGLANIALLVRRSVWNYPFGMAMVALYFLVFWDAKLYGEAGLQVFFFAAQIWGWVLWVRAGGGESRVPVRRLGNFARLLWVMGTAALALNLGWVMHKFTDASLPYADSAIAGASIAAQILLGFRRIENWVLWIAIDVASIGVYLYKELWPTAALYVVLLAMSVLGLREWIAAEKAEAA; this is encoded by the coding sequence ATGAATCCGATCGAATGGGCGGCGGCGGCACTGGGCCTTGCCAATATCGCGCTCCTCGTGCGGCGCAGCGTGTGGAATTACCCGTTCGGCATGGCCATGGTCGCGCTCTACTTCCTGGTGTTCTGGGATGCGAAACTTTACGGCGAGGCAGGGCTGCAGGTCTTCTTCTTTGCCGCGCAGATCTGGGGCTGGGTGCTGTGGGTGCGCGCGGGCGGCGGTGAAAGCCGGGTGCCGGTGCGCCGCCTGGGGAATTTTGCGCGGCTGCTCTGGGTGATGGGAACGGCCGCGCTCGCGCTCAACCTCGGCTGGGTGATGCACAAGTTCACCGACGCCTCGCTGCCTTATGCGGATTCCGCCATTGCCGGAGCCAGCATCGCCGCGCAGATCCTGCTCGGTTTCCGCCGTATCGAGAACTGGGTGCTGTGGATCGCGATCGACGTGGCTTCGATCGGGGTCTACCTCTACAAGGAATTGTGGCCGACAGCCGCGCTCTACGTGGTGTTGCTGGCGATGTCGGTGCTGGGCCTGCGCGAATGGATCGCGGCGGAGAAAGCCGAAGCCGCATGA
- the aroC gene encoding chorismate synthase, protein MSVNTFGRLLRFTTWGESHGPAIGAVVDGCPPGLAIDESVIQPFLDARRPGQSKFTTQRQEPDQVRILSGVFEGKTTGTPISLMIENVDQRSKDYSEVAKAYRPGHADYAYDAKYGFRDYRGGGRSSARETASRVAAGGVARLVIPEATILAYVSEIGGDAIDMANFDAAEIGNNPFFCPDAEAAKRWEKIVDDARLAGSSVGAVVECVATGVPAGWGAPLYGKLDADLAAAMMGINAVKGVEIGDGFAAARLTGEQNADPMHPGANGPEFSANHAGGIAGGISTGQPVLVRVAFKPTSSILTPQPTINREGEATELFTKGRHDPCVGIRGVPVVEAMMALVLADHKLLHRGQCG, encoded by the coding sequence ATGAGCGTGAACACCTTCGGACGCCTGCTGCGTTTCACCACCTGGGGCGAAAGCCATGGGCCGGCCATCGGCGCCGTCGTCGACGGGTGCCCGCCGGGCCTCGCCATCGACGAGAGCGTGATCCAGCCCTTCCTCGACGCGCGGCGCCCCGGCCAGTCGAAATTCACCACGCAGCGACAGGAGCCGGACCAGGTCCGCATCCTTTCCGGCGTGTTCGAAGGCAAGACCACCGGCACTCCGATCTCGCTGATGATCGAGAACGTGGACCAGCGCTCGAAGGACTATTCCGAGGTCGCCAAGGCCTATCGCCCCGGCCATGCCGACTACGCCTATGACGCCAAGTACGGTTTCCGCGATTATCGCGGCGGCGGCCGCAGCTCCGCGCGCGAAACCGCCAGCCGCGTGGCGGCGGGCGGCGTGGCACGGCTGGTGATCCCGGAAGCGACGATCCTTGCCTATGTCTCCGAGATCGGCGGCGATGCCATCGATATGGCGAACTTCGACGCGGCCGAGATCGGCAACAACCCGTTCTTCTGCCCCGACGCGGAGGCTGCGAAGCGCTGGGAGAAGATCGTCGACGATGCGCGCCTTGCCGGTTCCTCGGTGGGCGCGGTGGTGGAATGTGTCGCCACCGGCGTTCCCGCCGGCTGGGGCGCGCCGCTCTACGGCAAGCTCGATGCAGACCTTGCCGCCGCCATGATGGGCATCAACGCGGTAAAGGGCGTGGAAATCGGCGACGGTTTCGCCGCCGCGCGCCTCACCGGCGAGCAGAACGCCGACCCGATGCACCCCGGCGCGAATGGCCCCGAATTCAGCGCCAATCACGCGGGCGGCATTGCCGGCGGGATTTCCACCGGCCAGCCGGTGCTGGTGCGCGTGGCCTTCAAGCCGACCAGTTCGATCCTGACGCCGCAGCCCACGATCAACCGCGAAGGCGAAGCGACCGAGCTGTTCACCAAGGGGCGTCACGACCCCTGCGTCGGCATTCGCGGGGTTCCCGTGGTCGAGGCGATGATGGCGCTGGTGCTGGCGGACCACAAGCTTCTGCACCGCGGACAGTGTGGCTGA